A single window of Falco rusticolus isolate bFalRus1 chromosome 16, bFalRus1.pri, whole genome shotgun sequence DNA harbors:
- the DDX6 gene encoding LOW QUALITY PROTEIN: probable ATP-dependent RNA helicase DDX6 (The sequence of the model RefSeq protein was modified relative to this genomic sequence to represent the inferred CDS: inserted 4 bases in 4 codons; deleted 1 base in 1 codon; substituted 2 bases at 2 genomic stop codons): MACAGGEPPTAAPRTRTLGRRAWAGPGRAEAAPPPAVLVRACACGVGPACPAGRGRAHGRKEEAAILERRVAITRHQGGAKGFYTWARGERGWWRPGDDWKKTLKLPPKDLRIKTSDVTSTKGNEFEDYCLKRELLMGIFEMGWEKPSPIQEESIPIALSGRDILARAKNGTGKSGATSIPLLERLDLKKDNIQAMVIVPTRELALQVSQICIQVSKHMGGAKVMATTGGTNLRDDIMRLDDTVHVVIAXPGRILDLIKKGVXKVEHVQMIVLDEADKLLSQDFVQXMEDLILTPTXNRQILLYSATFPLSVQKFMNSHLQKPYEINLMEELTLKGXTQYYAYVTERQKVHCLNTLFSGXLQINQSIIFCNSSQRVELLAKKISQLGYSCFYIHAKMRQEHRNRVFHDFRNGLCRNLVCTDLFTRGIDIQAVNVVINFDFPKLAETYLHRIGRSGRFGHLGLAINLITYDDRFNLKSIEEQLGTEIKPIPSNIDKSLYVAEYHSEPVEDEKQ; this comes from the exons ATGGCCTGCGCCGGCGGCGAGCCCCCTACGGCCGCTCCCCGCACCCGGACCCTGGGGCGCCGGgcctgggccgggccgggccgagcggAAGCCGCGCCCCCTCCCGCCGTGCTTGTGCGTGCGTGTGCGTGCGGGGTGGGGCCGGCCTGCCCTGCCGGGAGGGGGAGGGCGCAcgggaggaaggaggaagccGCCATCTTGGAGCGTCGAGTCGCCATAACAAGGCACCAAGGGGGAGCGAAAGGATTTTATACCTGGGCGAGGGGGGAGCGCGGCTGGTGGCg ACCTGGTGATGACTGGAAGAAGACTTTAAAACTCCCTCCAAAGGATTTGAGAATCAAAACTTCG GACGTGACCTCCACAAAAGGAAACGAGTTTGAAGATTACTGTTTGAAACGGGAGTTGCTGATGGGAATTTTTGAAATGGGCTGGGAAAAACCATCTCCTATTCAG GAGGAGAGCATCCCCATTGCTTTATCTGGTAGGGATATCTTGGCTAGAGCG AAAAATGGAACAGGCAAGAGTGGAGCTACCTCCATTCCTTTACTTGAACGGCTAGACTTAAAGAAGGACAATATACAAG CAATGGTGATTGTTCCCACCCGTGAACTAGCCCTGCAGGTCAGTCAAATCTGTATCCAAGTCAGCAAACACATGGGAGGTGCCAAAGTGATGGCAACAACGGGAGGAACCAATTTGCGAGATGACATAATGCGGCTTGATGATACAG TGCATGTGGTGATAG ACCCTGGGAGAATTCTCGATCTCATCAAGAAGGGAG GCAAAGTTGAGCATGTCCAGATGATAGTATTGGATGAG GCAGATAAGTTGCTGTCTCAAGATTTTGTTC TAATGGAAGACCTTATTCTGACGCCTACCTAAAACAGACAGATTTTGCTCTACTCAGCCACTTTCCCTTTGAGTGTACAGAAGTTCATG aattccCATTTGCAGAAGCCCTATGAGATTAATCTGATGGAAGAGCTGACCTTGAAGG GTACCCAGTACTATGCCTATGTAACTGAACGTCAGAAAGTACACTGCCTCAATACGCTGTTTTCAGGGTAA CTCCAGATTAACCAGTCGATCATTTTCTGCAACTCCTCTCAACGGGTTGAATTGCTAGCCAAAAAGATCTCCCAGCTGGGCTATTCCTGCTTCTATATCCATGCTAAAATGAGGCAG GAGCATCGCAATCGTGTGTTCCACGATTTCCGAAATGGCTTATGCCGCAATCTTGTTTGCACTG ATCTGTTTACCCGAGGTATTGATATCCAGGCTGTGAATGTGGTGATAAACTTTGATTTCCCAAAGCTGGCAGAGACTTACCTCCATCGTATTGGCAGATCAG GTCGCTTTGGTCATCTTGGCCTGGCCATCAACTTGATCACCTATGATGATCGATTCAACCTGAAAAGTATTGAGGAGCAGTTGGGAACTGAAATTAAACCCATACCAAGCAACATTGACAAGAGCCTGTATGTGGCAGAATACCACAGTGAACCTGTAGAAGATGAGAAACAGTAA